A region of Acidithiobacillus ferridurans DNA encodes the following proteins:
- a CDS encoding Rrf2 family transcriptional regulator → MMLSKTSEYALRSLIYLAAQPSGRPVLSRDISDYIGGSAPCVTKVLRWLAKRGILYSVKGKGGGYMLRPGAESLNIIDVIEITEGRPLEIRCILGHDCDTNTTPCPLHPQWEAIKNREIGFLRGQTVGAISRAMFWVDGGDSCRAVLGPDGCAGFRSLAARFSVT, encoded by the coding sequence ATGATGTTGAGCAAGACTAGCGAATATGCCCTGCGGAGTCTGATTTATCTGGCCGCCCAGCCATCGGGAAGGCCGGTGCTGAGCCGGGATATTTCTGACTATATAGGAGGCTCCGCGCCATGCGTTACCAAAGTACTGCGCTGGTTGGCCAAGCGCGGAATCCTGTACTCCGTAAAAGGAAAGGGCGGTGGCTATATGTTGCGCCCTGGTGCCGAGTCCTTAAATATTATTGACGTTATTGAGATTACCGAAGGGCGCCCGCTGGAGATACGTTGCATACTAGGCCATGACTGCGATACGAATACTACGCCTTGTCCTCTGCATCCACAATGGGAGGCTATAAAAAACCGTGAAATAGGCTTTCTCAGGGGGCAAACTGTTGGCGCGATATCACGGGCAATGTTTTGGGTTGATGGCGGTGACAGCTGCCGTGCAGTGCTAGGTCCAGATGGGTGCGCCGGATTCCGTTCTTTGGCGGCCCGCTTTTCTGTTACCTAG